Proteins encoded within one genomic window of Candidatus Syntrophocurvum alkaliphilum:
- a CDS encoding HIRAN domain-containing protein has product MSRKNEKDYLYLIWKDPISRRNFIVGQLSKNSQYEFSYGHEVKKAIEKGFELLIPFDDIDKVYKSDTLFPTFSSRLPDSKRRGIEKILAKYDLTNFDEYKLLKKSGAKLPIDTLEFIDPIPEKPNGKVKRVFYIAGVRHCIGCDGYNCEKNNYLNLGDQLSLELEPTNEYDENAIKILDKQGSHVGYIPRYYSKGVIRFLKNGATYEVKVVELNKDMQCQECIRVKLELSINTKQITMSS; this is encoded by the coding sequence GTGTCAAGGAAAAATGAAAAGGATTACCTTTATTTAATATGGAAGGATCCTATTTCAAGACGAAATTTTATCGTGGGTCAGCTATCCAAAAATAGTCAATATGAATTTTCCTATGGTCATGAGGTGAAAAAGGCAATTGAAAAAGGGTTTGAACTATTAATACCTTTTGATGATATTGATAAAGTTTATAAAAGTGACACTTTATTTCCGACCTTTTCAAGTAGATTACCTGATAGCAAAAGGAGAGGAATCGAAAAAATTTTAGCAAAATATGACCTGACAAACTTTGATGAGTATAAGCTATTAAAAAAAAGTGGTGCAAAATTACCAATCGATACCCTAGAATTTATTGATCCGATTCCTGAAAAACCTAACGGTAAAGTTAAAAGAGTTTTTTATATTGCGGGTGTAAGACATTGTATAGGCTGTGATGGTTATAATTGTGAAAAAAATAATTATTTAAATTTAGGCGACCAATTAAGCTTAGAATTAGAACCGACAAATGAATATGATGAAAATGCAATCAAAATACTTGATAAGCAGGGAAGCCATGTTGGATATATACCGAGATACTATAGTAAAGGTGTTATTAGATTTCTCAAAAACGGAGCAACATACGAAGTGAAAGTAGTTGAGTTAAATAAAGATATGCAATGCCAAGAGTGTATAAGGGTTAAATTAGAACTTTCTATTAATACAAAACAAATAACAATGAGTAGCTAA
- a CDS encoding phage head closure protein, which yields MEIGELRHRITLQKPIITTNLNGFEEETLKDFKTVWAAVSNLRGREYYAAAAVQAENTVEFTIRYITGIDNSMRIIFKDKQYNIIAIDNIKYQNKYIEIRAQEVGVSG from the coding sequence ATGGAGATAGGAGAACTAAGACACCGGATTACTTTGCAAAAACCTATCATAACCACCAATCTTAATGGCTTTGAGGAAGAAACTTTAAAAGACTTCAAAACAGTATGGGCAGCAGTTTCAAATCTTAGGGGTAGAGAATACTATGCGGCTGCAGCAGTTCAAGCTGAAAATACAGTTGAATTTACTATCCGCTATATTACTGGAATAGATAACAGTATGAGAATTATCTTTAAAGATAAACAGTACAACATAATAGCAATTGATAATATCAAATATCAAAACAAGTATATAGAGATTAGAGCACAGGAGGTGGGTGTAAGTGGTTAA
- a CDS encoding HK97-gp10 family putative phage morphogenesis protein, producing the protein MELVGMQELLDEVQKLGDKAKRIENSALRKAGNVVEEAIKSEAPTRTGTLKRSISTSGIRTKDGAKHVLVGPGNKVFYSKFIEYGTVKMKANPFMGRGYEKSKRDAVNTIKYELKRGLGI; encoded by the coding sequence ATGGAGCTAGTAGGTATGCAAGAACTACTAGATGAAGTGCAAAAGTTAGGAGATAAAGCTAAGAGAATTGAAAATTCAGCCTTAAGAAAAGCTGGTAATGTTGTAGAAGAGGCGATAAAAAGTGAAGCACCCACTAGAACAGGAACACTTAAAAGAAGTATTTCTACCTCAGGTATTAGAACTAAAGATGGTGCAAAACATGTGTTAGTTGGGCCAGGCAATAAAGTATTTTATAGCAAATTCATAGAATATGGCACAGTAAAAATGAAAGCTAACCCCTTTATGGGTAGAGGTTATGAAAAATCCAAAAGAGATGCTGTTAACACAATAAAATATGAACTAAAAAGAGGCTTAGGGATATGA
- a CDS encoding SymE family type I addiction module toxin encodes MNQRILKVYESSNSKSKNIPCIRLQGQWLKRLGYEIGDNIIVKEEEGKLVIEPIEKNNLNHSR; translated from the coding sequence ATGAATCAAAGAATATTAAAGGTTTATGAAAGCTCAAATAGTAAATCTAAAAACATCCCATGTATAAGATTGCAAGGGCAGTGGCTTAAAAGATTAGGTTATGAAATTGGTGATAACATCATTGTAAAAGAAGAAGAAGGTAAACTAGTAATTGAACCTATAGAAAAAAATAACCTTAATCATTCTCGATAA
- a CDS encoding phage terminase small subunit P27 family — protein MAQRGRKPKPTAIKVLEGNPGKRDINKHEPKPKKQAPRCPTWLEPEAKKEWRRMVKQLEQLGLLTEIDMAAFAGYCQAYARWKEAEEFITKHGTIVKTPSGYWQQVPQVSIAQTYLKLMNRFCEQFGLTPSSRSRIVADTPDITEDPMELVLFKGGG, from the coding sequence GTGGCCCAACGTGGACGTAAACCAAAGCCAACAGCAATAAAAGTGCTGGAAGGTAATCCAGGTAAGCGGGATATAAATAAACATGAGCCCAAACCAAAAAAGCAAGCACCAAGATGTCCTACTTGGCTTGAACCAGAAGCCAAAAAGGAATGGCGAAGAATGGTCAAGCAACTAGAACAGCTAGGTTTATTAACAGAAATAGATATGGCCGCTTTCGCTGGATATTGTCAAGCTTACGCTAGGTGGAAAGAAGCAGAAGAATTTATAACTAAACATGGCACAATTGTTAAAACTCCTTCAGGATATTGGCAGCAAGTGCCACAAGTATCAATTGCCCAGACCTATTTAAAACTAATGAATAGATTCTGTGAGCAGTTTGGGCTAACACCTTCATCTAGAAGTAGAATTGTAGCAGATACACCTGACATAACTGAAGACCCTATGGAACTTGTTCTTTTTAAGGGTGGTGGTTAA
- a CDS encoding head maturation protease, ClpP-related, whose translation MKFWNWVKNEDGRTLYLDGYIAQESWFDDDVSPREFKAELEEADGDITLWINSPGGDVFAASQIYTMLKEYQGKITVKIDGIAASAASVIAMSGDEVLMSPTAMMMLHNPATIVWGEEADIKKGIEMLSEVKESIINAYEQKTGLLRNKISNMMDRETWMSAKKAHELGFCDQVLYTEQAIPEAIMNGFMFDKVTVTNNFMGKLPKTSEPKETGTPYNHLAKRLEILK comes from the coding sequence TTGAAGTTTTGGAATTGGGTTAAAAATGAAGATGGTAGAACCCTTTATCTTGATGGATATATCGCCCAGGAAAGCTGGTTTGATGATGATGTATCCCCTAGAGAATTTAAAGCAGAACTTGAAGAAGCAGATGGTGATATTACCCTTTGGATTAATTCCCCTGGTGGCGATGTTTTTGCAGCAAGTCAGATTTACACTATGCTAAAAGAATACCAAGGAAAAATTACTGTCAAGATTGATGGAATTGCTGCTAGTGCTGCTTCAGTAATTGCTATGTCAGGAGATGAAGTCTTAATGTCCCCAACTGCAATGATGATGCTTCATAACCCGGCCACAATAGTTTGGGGAGAGGAGGCTGACATTAAAAAAGGGATCGAAATGTTATCTGAAGTAAAAGAAAGTATTATCAATGCCTATGAACAAAAAACAGGTCTTTTAAGAAATAAAATCTCAAATATGATGGATAGAGAAACTTGGATGAGCGCTAAAAAGGCTCATGAACTAGGATTCTGTGATCAGGTTTTATACACAGAACAAGCTATCCCTGAAGCAATCATGAATGGCTTTATGTTTGATAAGGTTACTGTAACCAATAACTTTATGGGTAAATTACCTAAAACCAGTGAACCAAAAGAAACAGGAACGCCTTACAACCACCTAGCTAAAAGGCTAGAAATACTTAAATAA
- a CDS encoding terminase large subunit — protein sequence MYDEKRAQHAVNFINCLKHTKGQWRGVPFDLLPWQDKIIRDIFGTVKENGYRQYNTAYIEVPKKNGKSELAAAVALLMTCGDNEWGAEVYGCASDRQQASIVFDVAVDMVDQSPALKKRIKPVMSIKRLIYKPTNSFYQVLSAEAYTKHGLNVHAVVFDELHAQPNRDLFDVMTKGSGDARLQPLYFLITTAGTDRNSICYEVHQKAVDILEGRKNDPTFYPVIYGINDNDDWSLEENWYKANPSLGYTIDVEKVRNAYNSAVDNPAEENLFRQLRLNQWVKQSVRWMPMEKWDSCDENIDLDSLRGRECYAGLDLSSTTDITAFVLVFPPRTEQENYIILPYFWIPDENLKVRVRRDHVPYDVWEKQGYIKTTEGNVVHYAFIEKTIEELGKIYNIKEIAFDRWGAIQMAQNLDDMGFTVIPFGQGYKDMSPSSKELMKLTLEKKIAHGGNPVLRWMMDNIYIKTDPAGNIKPDKDKSTEKIDGAVALIMALDRAIRNEGRSGGSVYDDRGILIL from the coding sequence GTGTATGATGAAAAGAGAGCTCAACATGCTGTAAATTTTATTAACTGCTTAAAACATACTAAAGGACAGTGGAGAGGCGTACCTTTTGATTTATTACCTTGGCAAGACAAAATTATAAGAGATATTTTTGGTACAGTTAAAGAAAATGGTTATAGGCAATATAATACAGCCTATATTGAGGTGCCTAAGAAAAATGGCAAAAGTGAACTAGCTGCAGCAGTAGCATTACTTATGACTTGTGGGGATAATGAATGGGGCGCTGAGGTTTATGGTTGTGCTTCAGATCGTCAACAAGCATCCATTGTATTTGATGTTGCAGTAGATATGGTAGATCAATCTCCTGCTTTAAAAAAGAGAATTAAGCCAGTTATGTCTATAAAACGCTTAATATATAAACCAACTAACAGTTTTTATCAGGTATTATCAGCTGAAGCCTACACAAAACACGGGCTTAATGTCCATGCAGTTGTATTTGACGAGCTTCACGCTCAACCAAACAGAGATTTATTCGATGTTATGACAAAAGGTTCTGGTGATGCAAGGCTTCAACCACTATATTTTTTAATAACAACAGCAGGTACAGATAGAAATTCAATCTGTTATGAAGTACATCAAAAAGCAGTAGATATACTTGAAGGTAGAAAAAATGATCCTACTTTTTATCCCGTAATATATGGTATTAATGACAATGATGATTGGAGCTTAGAAGAAAACTGGTATAAAGCTAATCCATCTTTAGGTTATACAATTGATGTAGAGAAAGTTAGAAATGCATATAACAGTGCAGTAGATAATCCTGCGGAAGAAAATTTATTTAGGCAATTAAGACTTAACCAGTGGGTAAAACAATCAGTCCGGTGGATGCCAATGGAGAAATGGGATTCTTGTGATGAAAATATAGATTTAGATTCTTTAAGGGGAAGAGAATGTTACGCAGGATTAGATTTATCTAGTACAACAGATATTACTGCTTTCGTTTTAGTATTTCCACCAAGAACAGAGCAGGAGAATTATATTATTTTACCTTACTTTTGGATACCAGATGAAAACTTAAAAGTAAGAGTTAGACGTGATCATGTTCCATATGATGTTTGGGAAAAGCAAGGATATATTAAAACTACAGAAGGAAATGTAGTCCATTATGCTTTTATTGAAAAAACCATTGAAGAGTTAGGTAAGATTTATAACATAAAAGAAATAGCTTTTGATAGATGGGGTGCTATTCAAATGGCCCAAAATCTTGATGATATGGGGTTTACAGTTATACCATTCGGGCAAGGGTATAAGGACATGTCACCATCTTCAAAGGAACTTATGAAGCTAACACTTGAAAAAAAGATAGCCCATGGTGGTAATCCTGTCTTAAGGTGGATGATGGATAATATCTACATCAAAACTGATCCAGCTGGCAATATCAAACCGGATAAGGATAAAAGTACTGAAAAGATAGATGGTGCAGTTGCCTTAATTATGGCACTGGATAGAGCTATCAGGAATGAAGGTAGAAGTGGTGGAAGTGTATATGATGATAGAGGGATATTGATATTGTAA
- the gpG gene encoding phage tail assembly chaperone G, which yields MQITLLIDGKEKTFVSDFISARMMRRTIEISQSINFEQISVDELDLMVEFLVQLFNKQFTLDDVYDGLPSKELVPTLISCINEVVGEMGSVTTGDEKNA from the coding sequence TTGCAAATAACTTTATTAATTGATGGGAAAGAAAAAACCTTTGTTTCAGACTTCATTAGTGCTCGTATGATGAGAAGAACTATAGAAATATCTCAGAGTATTAACTTTGAACAAATAAGTGTAGATGAGCTAGACCTAATGGTTGAATTTCTAGTACAGCTTTTTAATAAACAGTTTACTCTAGATGATGTATATGATGGACTTCCATCTAAAGAATTAGTACCAACATTAATAAGTTGTATTAATGAAGTAGTAGGAGAAATGGGTAGTGTGACTACAGGTGATGAAAAAAACGCCTAG
- a CDS encoding phage major capsid protein, translated as MNKILELREKRAKLWEETKAFLDSRRNENELLSAEDTATYEKMEAEVISLGKEIERLERQASIELELSKATSNPIRNNPNTNIEEKTGRATDAYKSAFWGAMRNKVNPTVQNALQTGEDSEGGYLVPDEYEQQLIKALEDVNLMRNLCHVINTSHGDRKIPVVASHGSAAWMDEAGAFEESDDSFTQVSLSAYKLGTMLKISDELLHDAFFNLESYVATEFARRIGAAEEEAFLLGDGSSKPTGLLNSAGGADVGVTAASATAITMDEVIDLYHSLKAPYRKNATFVVNDATIKAIRKLKDGQGNYIWQPSVVAGTSDTILNRPVVTSQYMPTLAAGEKTILFGDLSYYWIADRQGRTFKRLNELYAANGQVGFLAWQRLDGKLILSEAVKVLQQKA; from the coding sequence ATGAATAAAATATTAGAACTAAGAGAAAAACGTGCGAAGCTTTGGGAAGAAACCAAAGCTTTTTTAGATTCCAGAAGAAATGAGAATGAACTCTTATCAGCAGAAGATACTGCAACTTATGAAAAAATGGAAGCAGAAGTAATCAGTTTAGGTAAAGAAATAGAGCGTTTAGAAAGACAAGCATCAATAGAATTAGAACTATCAAAGGCCACTAGTAACCCTATTAGAAACAACCCGAATACAAACATAGAAGAAAAAACCGGTAGAGCAACTGATGCATACAAGAGTGCATTTTGGGGTGCTATGAGAAATAAGGTTAATCCAACTGTGCAAAACGCCTTACAGACCGGAGAAGATTCTGAAGGGGGTTACCTAGTTCCTGATGAATATGAACAACAGCTAATAAAAGCTTTAGAAGACGTTAATTTAATGAGAAATCTATGCCATGTTATAAATACTAGTCATGGTGATCGTAAAATTCCTGTAGTAGCAAGTCATGGTAGTGCAGCTTGGATGGATGAAGCAGGAGCTTTTGAAGAAAGTGATGATAGTTTTACTCAAGTAAGCTTATCTGCCTATAAATTAGGGACTATGTTAAAGATATCTGATGAACTCTTACATGATGCTTTCTTTAACTTAGAATCTTATGTAGCTACCGAGTTTGCTAGAAGAATAGGTGCTGCAGAAGAAGAAGCTTTTCTATTAGGTGATGGAAGTAGTAAACCTACAGGACTTTTAAATAGTGCTGGTGGTGCAGATGTTGGAGTAACAGCAGCAAGTGCTACAGCTATAACAATGGATGAAGTAATTGATCTATATCATAGCCTTAAAGCACCATATAGAAAAAATGCTACCTTTGTTGTTAATGATGCTACTATTAAGGCTATTAGAAAACTAAAAGATGGACAAGGGAATTATATCTGGCAGCCTTCAGTAGTAGCTGGAACATCAGATACTATTTTAAACCGCCCAGTAGTAACGTCACAGTACATGCCAACACTGGCAGCAGGTGAGAAAACTATTCTTTTTGGTGATTTAAGTTATTATTGGATTGCAGATCGTCAGGGTAGAACATTTAAAAGACTTAATGAGCTATATGCAGCTAATGGACAAGTAGGTTTCCTAGCTTGGCAGCGCCTTGATGGAAAACTAATACTTTCTGAAGCAGTTAAGGTATTACAACAAAAAGCGTAA
- a CDS encoding S1 family peptidase: MKLTISERLMHSTVRIEVINKEGIILSTGTGFSFRYIFDEDKYVPILVTNKHVVKGAKIGRLVFTVADSQNNPDYGEKFSYVIYDFEKAFTFHPDINVDLCIMFMQPIYEDAIAKYNKSLFTMSLDESLIPTSEQIETLSVLEDVIMVGYPNGLWDQTNNLPIIRRGVTAIHPRFDYNNKTDIVVDMACFPGSSGSPIFIYNQGSYPTTNGISIGTRLLFLGILYAGPQMTAVGEIHTATIPTSVIPTARTNLMINLGYAVKSRRLLDFKPKIRTLINR, translated from the coding sequence ATGAAACTTACAATTTCTGAAAGGTTAATGCATAGTACGGTTAGAATTGAAGTAATAAATAAAGAAGGAATTATACTAAGTACCGGAACAGGGTTCTCTTTTAGATACATATTTGATGAAGATAAGTACGTCCCAATACTTGTGACAAACAAACACGTAGTCAAAGGTGCAAAAATCGGGAGGCTTGTATTTACAGTCGCGGATTCTCAAAATAACCCAGATTATGGAGAGAAATTTTCATATGTAATTTACGATTTTGAGAAAGCATTTACTTTTCATCCTGATATAAACGTTGACCTATGTATTATGTTTATGCAACCAATTTATGAAGATGCAATTGCGAAATATAATAAGAGTTTGTTTACTATGTCATTAGACGAATCATTAATTCCAACTTCTGAACAAATAGAGACATTATCTGTTCTGGAAGATGTTATTATGGTAGGCTATCCGAACGGTTTATGGGATCAAACGAATAACTTACCAATAATTAGAAGAGGGGTTACTGCTATTCATCCAAGATTTGATTACAATAATAAAACCGACATTGTAGTTGATATGGCATGTTTTCCGGGTTCCAGTGGTTCACCGATATTTATATATAATCAAGGTTCATATCCAACTACAAATGGTATAAGTATAGGTACTAGACTGCTTTTCTTAGGTATTCTTTATGCTGGACCGCAGATGACTGCAGTAGGAGAAATTCATACTGCAACTATTCCAACATCTGTTATTCCAACTGCAAGAACTAACCTAATGATTAATCTTGGTTATGCGGTAAAAAGTAGAAGATTACTAGACTTTAAGCCAAAAATAAGAACTTTAATTAATAGATAA
- a CDS encoding head-tail connector protein yields the protein MEGDEEDALITSLIESSIELCEGILRYPVSEFEEVPQLIKSAVLFSIASMYEKREGEGLKETLDTIKRLLNPFRKESW from the coding sequence ATGGAAGGTGATGAGGAAGATGCTCTTATCACCTCTTTAATAGAATCCTCAATTGAACTATGTGAAGGAATATTAAGATATCCTGTATCCGAATTTGAAGAAGTACCACAGTTAATCAAAAGCGCTGTTTTATTTAGTATTGCTTCAATGTATGAAAAAAGAGAAGGAGAAGGATTAAAAGAAACCTTAGATACTATCAAAAGATTATTAAACCCTTTTCGTAAGGAAAGCTGGTGA
- a CDS encoding HipA domain-containing protein has protein sequence MIKDFSSWMEYEGASEGSGRSEKIWLVDPNNSEVGLFKFRKSEYTTEHLSEKIASEIAKLINIECMKVDLGSYNSRIGCISYKINNDNENLREGIQFINKYYPSYDPNLLYDNEQMEYYSLDMILHSLKEFDFQKEFLKIPIFDFLIGNTDRHQNNWAILQKGKSYTLCPLYDNASSLCCYIQESKIDGYLGNDKVRFLSLVDTKSTSRIRINKNIKKEPTHLEVLRFLRDNYYNDVIDIVQTINYHINENSLDEILEQYTADIVSKRRKILIKKFLIEKVNLMAHQFNLRKEE, from the coding sequence ATGATAAAAGATTTTAGTTCGTGGATGGAATACGAGGGAGCTTCTGAAGGTAGTGGTCGTAGTGAAAAGATTTGGTTAGTCGATCCAAATAATAGTGAGGTAGGTTTGTTTAAGTTTAGAAAATCAGAATATACAACAGAGCATTTATCTGAGAAAATAGCTTCTGAAATTGCCAAGTTAATTAATATTGAATGTATGAAAGTGGATTTAGGTTCATATAATTCTAGAATAGGCTGTATAAGTTATAAAATAAATAATGATAACGAAAATTTAAGAGAAGGAATACAATTTATTAACAAGTATTATCCCAGTTATGATCCAAATCTTTTATATGATAACGAACAAATGGAGTACTATTCATTAGATATGATACTACACTCTCTAAAAGAATTTGATTTTCAAAAGGAGTTTCTTAAAATACCTATATTTGATTTTTTGATAGGTAATACTGATAGACATCAAAACAACTGGGCGATTTTACAAAAAGGAAAAAGTTATACTTTATGTCCTTTGTATGATAATGCTTCGTCTCTTTGTTGTTATATACAAGAATCGAAAATAGATGGTTATCTTGGGAATGATAAAGTAAGATTCCTGTCTTTAGTTGACACCAAATCCACGTCGAGAATTAGAATAAATAAGAATATAAAAAAGGAACCGACGCATCTAGAAGTACTAAGGTTTTTAAGAGATAATTACTATAATGATGTTATTGATATTGTACAAACAATAAATTATCATATTAATGAAAATAGTTTAGATGAAATATTAGAACAATACACAGCTGACATAGTGAGTAAACGTAGAAAAATTTTAATAAAAAAGTTTTTAATTGAAAAAGTTAACTTAATGGCACATCAGTTTAATCTTAGAAAGGAGGAATAA
- a CDS encoding major tail protein → MAQVGLKNLHYAILTEDSKDSLIYETPTPLIGAINATISPTVNTQELYADDQLWESVSALGKIDVEIETADLPLNIRAELGGNTIEEGVLIEKSSDVAPHIALGFKSQKSNGKYRYIWLLKGIAQPMAEDYSTKKDNVEHKTPQLKLTFMPRTHDGEWKHTADEDSTSFTGADTWFDKVPGDDEEEGFED, encoded by the coding sequence ATGGCTCAAGTTGGATTAAAAAATTTACATTATGCAATTTTAACTGAAGATAGTAAAGACTCACTTATATATGAAACACCAACACCGTTAATTGGAGCAATTAATGCTACTATAAGCCCCACAGTAAACACCCAAGAATTATATGCTGATGATCAACTTTGGGAGTCTGTTTCAGCTTTAGGAAAAATTGATGTAGAAATTGAAACTGCAGATTTACCATTAAACATTAGAGCCGAACTAGGTGGAAATACCATAGAAGAAGGAGTCTTGATTGAAAAATCTAGTGATGTAGCACCCCATATTGCCCTAGGTTTTAAAAGCCAAAAATCCAATGGTAAGTACAGATATATATGGCTTTTAAAAGGAATAGCTCAACCTATGGCCGAGGATTACTCTACCAAAAAAGATAATGTTGAACACAAAACCCCTCAACTTAAATTAACCTTTATGCCAAGAACTCATGATGGTGAGTGGAAACATACTGCTGATGAAGATAGTACTTCTTTTACCGGAGCTGATACTTGGTTTGATAAGGTTCCAGGAGATGATGAAGAAGAAGGCTTTGAAGATTAA
- a CDS encoding phage portal protein: MPFLSKLLNPRASPKNNMFNNTYNFLFGSTSSGKLVNERTAMQTTAVYACVRILAETLASLPLHTYKRTDKGKEKALDHPLYYLLHDEPNPEMTSFVFRETLMGHLLLWGNAYSQIIRDGRGKITALYPLMPDNMSVNRSDKGEIYYSYKKEGQEYLLRNYEVLHIPGLGFDGLVGYSPIAMAKNAIGMAIATEEYGAKFFNNGANPGGVLEHPAILKDPAKVRDSWNSVYGGSGNAHKVAVLEEGMSFKPIGIPPEQAQFLQTRKFQLNEIARIFRIPPHLIGDLERATFSNIENQSIEFVKYTLTPWLSRWEMVLNKALLSPNEKKDYFFKLNVEGLLRGDYKTRMEGYSIGIQNGFLSPNDVRELENMNTIEHGDVYAVNGNMLKLEDIGAYANKQNGGEE, encoded by the coding sequence ATACCGTTTTTATCAAAATTACTAAACCCCCGAGCTAGTCCCAAGAATAATATGTTTAACAACACATATAACTTTTTATTTGGTTCAACATCAAGTGGTAAGTTAGTTAATGAAAGAACAGCAATGCAAACTACTGCAGTTTATGCCTGTGTAAGAATCTTAGCTGAAACCTTAGCTTCCTTACCCTTACATACTTACAAAAGAACTGATAAAGGTAAGGAAAAAGCACTAGACCATCCACTATATTATCTTTTACATGATGAGCCTAATCCCGAGATGACTTCATTTGTGTTTCGCGAAACACTGATGGGTCATCTTTTATTATGGGGAAATGCATACAGCCAAATAATAAGAGATGGTAGAGGAAAAATAACTGCGCTATACCCATTAATGCCAGATAACATGTCTGTTAATAGAAGTGACAAAGGTGAGATTTACTATAGCTATAAGAAAGAAGGCCAGGAATACCTTCTAAGAAACTACGAAGTACTACACATTCCAGGACTAGGTTTTGATGGGCTAGTAGGTTATTCTCCGATAGCTATGGCCAAAAATGCTATTGGTATGGCAATAGCAACTGAAGAATATGGAGCTAAATTTTTTAATAATGGAGCTAATCCCGGTGGAGTATTAGAACATCCAGCCATTTTAAAAGACCCGGCCAAAGTAAGAGATAGTTGGAACAGTGTCTATGGTGGTAGTGGAAATGCTCATAAAGTTGCAGTATTAGAAGAAGGTATGAGTTTTAAACCTATTGGAATACCACCAGAACAGGCTCAGTTTTTACAAACTAGAAAATTTCAGCTTAATGAAATAGCTAGGATATTTAGGATACCACCACATTTAATTGGTGACTTAGAGAGAGCTACATTTTCCAATATAGAAAACCAAAGTATTGAGTTTGTGAAATACACCTTAACCCCTTGGCTATCTAGATGGGAAATGGTCCTAAACAAAGCTCTTTTATCACCAAATGAAAAGAAAGACTACTTCTTTAAGCTGAATGTTGAAGGTTTACTGCGTGGTGACTATAAAACTCGCATGGAAGGTTACAGCATTGGCATTCAAAATGGCTTTCTATCACCTAACGATGTAAGAGAGCTAGAAAACATGAACACCATAGAACACGGAGATGTCTACGCAGTTAATGGTAATATGCTTAAGCTTGAGGATATTGGAGCTTATGCGAACAAACAAAATGGAGGTGAAGAATAA
- a CDS encoding virulence-related protein — MDRKQIVKRMEDHFKVKAKYLYLPTYAYEITTDDETYTISKEGKIVTAAGLEMKLEEVLNKAVTEPFEETIETTALKTLAVDETKENLGFKIDISLEGHSGRTLRNLINMIYSKQDLIKKSIGLIDNIVEDDLVADINIAKAETIQEFKLDIKPLETNIEIDDESITFNLPQTPKDEGVAIQLFNLIDAKSKNQKHVVFNAKPTDNEKYTFRTWLLRLGMIGDEYKEARKVLLKNLSGNAAFRQGGK, encoded by the coding sequence ATGGATAGAAAACAAATAGTAAAAAGAATGGAAGATCATTTTAAAGTAAAGGCAAAATACTTATACCTACCTACATATGCTTATGAAATTACAACAGATGATGAAACCTACACTATTAGCAAGGAAGGAAAAATAGTAACAGCAGCTGGTTTAGAAATGAAACTGGAAGAAGTATTAAATAAAGCTGTTACAGAACCGTTTGAAGAAACTATAGAAACGACAGCATTAAAAACCTTAGCAGTTGATGAAACCAAAGAAAATTTAGGTTTTAAAATTGATATTTCTTTAGAAGGTCATAGTGGCAGAACCCTAAGAAATCTAATAAACATGATATACAGCAAACAGGACTTAATTAAAAAATCAATAGGTTTAATAGACAACATAGTAGAGGATGATTTAGTTGCAGACATTAATATAGCTAAAGCTGAAACCATACAAGAATTTAAATTAGATATTAAGCCACTTGAAACCAACATAGAAATAGACGATGAAAGTATAACCTTTAATTTACCACAAACACCAAAAGATGAAGGAGTAGCTATCCAGTTATTTAACCTAATCGATGCAAAATCTAAAAACCAGAAACATGTAGTATTTAATGCAAAGCCTACTGATAATGAAAAGTACACATTTAGAACATGGCTACTTAGACTTGGGATGATAGGTGATGAATATAAAGAGGCGAGAAAAGTTCTACTTAAAAACTTAAGTGGGAACGCAGCTTTTAGACAAGGGGGCAAGTAG